In Streptomyces sp. SLBN-118, the following are encoded in one genomic region:
- a CDS encoding hydroxyacid dehydrogenase, whose translation MDHAQRPAVLLAMGPGIAERLFADRHRDRLTTLARTDPRLIAHDLAAPTPAVAAALAEADVLLTCWGATPLTSEVLERAPRLRAVVHAAGSVKHHITDACWERGIAVSSAAAANALPVAEFALAAILFAGKQVLRSAQRYEELRTGYDWWRELDSAGNYRRTVGIVGASRIGRRVIELLRPYDLEILLYDPYVTAAEAAGLGVVPTGLDELCSRSLIVTIHAPQLPATRHMLDARRLALLPDGATVINTARGSLIDEQALLAELVSGRLHAVLDVTDPEVPPADSPLYTLPNVLLTPHIAGSLGNELHRLADRALDELERFAAGLPFADPVRPETLDLSA comes from the coding sequence ATGGACCACGCACAGCGCCCCGCCGTCCTGCTCGCCATGGGCCCAGGCATCGCCGAGCGCCTGTTCGCCGACCGGCACCGCGACCGCCTCACCACGCTCGCCCGCACCGATCCGCGGCTGATCGCCCATGACCTGGCCGCCCCCACGCCCGCCGTCGCCGCCGCGCTCGCCGAGGCCGATGTCCTGCTCACCTGCTGGGGCGCCACCCCCTTGACGTCCGAAGTCCTCGAGCGGGCACCCCGCCTGCGCGCGGTCGTGCACGCTGCGGGCTCCGTCAAGCACCACATCACCGACGCCTGCTGGGAGCGCGGCATCGCGGTCAGCTCGGCCGCCGCCGCCAATGCCCTCCCCGTCGCCGAGTTCGCGCTCGCCGCGATCCTCTTCGCCGGCAAGCAGGTTCTGCGCTCGGCGCAGCGCTACGAGGAACTGCGCACCGGCTACGACTGGTGGCGTGAACTAGACAGCGCGGGGAACTACCGCCGCACGGTGGGTATTGTCGGAGCATCGAGGATCGGCCGCCGCGTCATCGAGCTGCTGCGTCCCTACGATCTGGAGATCCTGCTCTACGACCCGTACGTCACCGCCGCCGAGGCAGCCGGGCTGGGCGTCGTCCCCACCGGCCTCGACGAGCTGTGCAGCCGCAGCCTCATCGTCACGATCCACGCCCCGCAGCTCCCGGCCACCCGCCATATGCTCGACGCGCGCCGGCTCGCACTGCTGCCGGACGGGGCGACCGTGATCAACACCGCGCGCGGCTCACTGATCGACGAGCAGGCGCTGCTCGCGGAGCTGGTGTCGGGCCGACTGCATGCCGTACTCGACGTCACGGACCCCGAAGTCCCGCCCGCCGACTCGCCGTTGTACACGCTGCCGAACGTCCTGCTGACGCCACACATCGCGGGCTCCCTGGGCAATGAACTCCACCGACTGGCGGACCGGGCCCTCGACGAACTGGAGCGTTTCGCGGCCGGACTGCCCTTCGCGGACCCGGTGCGTCCGGAGACCCTGGATCTCTCTGCCTGA
- a CDS encoding ester cyclase, whose product MKFVQIIDCKTERLDEMDRLMDKWVAQTKGKRTATHSLIGKDRTDGSHLVEIVEFPSYEEAMANSKLPETDQIFQEMVALCDAMPTFTDLDVVRDEQLNQSTSRRFFHEIAVGGNLDAIDELFASDYADHDIAKEEETVVGSDVIRRDVSQWRAAFDFTFDLDRQICEGDDVVTLWTWTGTHKGEFMGIAPTGRQCTMTGTTIFRFKNDKIQEGWWHEDLMGLMRQLGAIG is encoded by the coding sequence ATGAAATTCGTACAGATAATCGACTGCAAGACCGAGCGGTTGGACGAGATGGACCGGCTCATGGACAAGTGGGTCGCACAGACCAAGGGCAAGCGGACCGCAACGCACAGCTTGATCGGCAAGGACCGCACCGATGGCTCCCACCTCGTCGAGATCGTCGAATTTCCTTCGTATGAAGAGGCGATGGCCAACTCCAAGCTTCCCGAGACCGACCAGATCTTCCAGGAGATGGTGGCGCTCTGCGACGCGATGCCCACCTTCACCGACCTCGACGTGGTCCGCGACGAGCAGTTGAACCAGTCAACTTCCCGCCGGTTCTTCCACGAGATTGCCGTCGGGGGCAACCTCGACGCCATCGACGAGCTGTTCGCGTCCGACTACGCCGACCACGACATCGCCAAGGAAGAGGAAACCGTGGTCGGGTCCGACGTAATCCGCCGCGATGTCAGCCAGTGGAGGGCCGCCTTCGACTTCACCTTCGACCTCGACCGGCAGATCTGCGAGGGCGACGACGTCGTGACCCTGTGGACCTGGACCGGCACCCACAAGGGCGAATTCATGGGGATCGCACCCACGGGCAGGCAATGCACGATGACCGGCACCACGATCTTCCGGTTCAAGAACGACAAGATCCAGGAAGGCTGGTGGCACGAGGACCTCATGGGCCTGATGCGCCAGCTCGGCGCCATCGGCTGA
- a CDS encoding MOSC domain-containing protein: MKLLTVNVGRPKTVEYTDAAGGATGIDKQPVDGVVRVSDPGPKGQGAGGVAGDAVCDLRHHGGTDQAVYAFAREDLDFWERELGRPLGSGAFGENLTTSGLDVSGAKIGERWRIGDELVLEVTSGRIPCRTFASWLGEKGWVKRFTQQGAPGAYLRVVEPGGIRAGDLIEILHRPDHEVTVEMAFRAETTERTLLPKVLAAGDTLHPELLRTAREYVAKHDA; this comes from the coding sequence ATGAAGCTTCTGACCGTGAATGTGGGCCGGCCGAAGACCGTCGAGTACACCGACGCGGCGGGCGGCGCGACCGGCATCGACAAACAGCCGGTGGATGGGGTCGTCCGGGTGAGCGACCCCGGTCCCAAGGGCCAGGGCGCCGGCGGTGTCGCGGGGGACGCGGTCTGCGATCTGCGCCACCACGGCGGCACCGACCAGGCGGTGTACGCGTTCGCGCGTGAGGATCTCGACTTCTGGGAGCGGGAGTTGGGGCGGCCCCTGGGCAGTGGCGCGTTCGGGGAGAACCTCACCACGAGCGGGCTCGACGTGAGCGGGGCGAAGATCGGCGAGCGCTGGCGGATCGGCGACGAGCTGGTGCTCGAAGTGACGAGCGGCCGCATTCCGTGCCGTACGTTCGCAAGCTGGCTGGGTGAGAAGGGCTGGGTCAAGCGCTTCACCCAGCAGGGCGCTCCCGGCGCCTATCTGCGGGTCGTCGAGCCCGGCGGGATCCGCGCGGGCGACCTGATCGAGATCCTTCACCGGCCGGACCACGAGGTGACGGTGGAGATGGCCTTCCGCGCCGAGACCACCGAACGGACGCTGCTGCCCAAGGTGCTCGCGGCCGGCGACACGCTCCACCCCGAACTGCTGAGGACCGCGCGGGAGTACGTCGCCAAGCACGACGCGTAG
- a CDS encoding SDR family oxidoreductase, whose translation MTTALITGATAGIGAAFARRLAADGHNLVLVARDIKRLEEQATELHDRHGIEAEVLTADLSQDEGISAVEKRLADRRNPVDLLVNNAGFGNKGRFLEVSMADELTMLKVHCEAVLRLTSAATGAMRERGRGGVVNVASVAAFVPRGTYGASKAWVVQFTQGAARDLAGSGVRLMALCPGFVRTEFHERAGMGTENIPGWMWLDADKLAAAALADLARGKSLSIPDPRYKALMGVVKLAPRGLIGGLSSRTGRKYGPQ comes from the coding sequence ATGACGACTGCACTGATTACGGGAGCGACCGCGGGGATCGGCGCCGCGTTCGCGCGGCGGCTCGCGGCCGACGGACACAACCTGGTGCTGGTGGCCCGCGACATCAAGCGGCTGGAGGAGCAGGCCACCGAACTGCACGACCGGCACGGCATCGAGGCGGAGGTACTGACCGCCGATCTTTCGCAGGACGAGGGCATCTCGGCGGTCGAGAAGCGGCTCGCCGACCGCAGGAATCCGGTGGATCTGCTGGTCAACAACGCCGGTTTCGGGAACAAGGGGCGCTTCCTGGAAGTGTCCATGGCCGACGAGTTGACGATGCTCAAGGTGCACTGCGAGGCGGTGCTGCGGCTCACGTCGGCGGCGACCGGGGCGATGCGCGAGCGCGGGCGGGGCGGCGTGGTGAATGTGGCGTCGGTGGCAGCGTTCGTGCCGCGCGGTACTTACGGCGCGTCGAAGGCGTGGGTCGTGCAGTTCACGCAGGGCGCCGCACGGGATCTGGCGGGGTCCGGGGTGCGGCTGATGGCCCTCTGCCCCGGTTTCGTACGTACCGAGTTCCATGAGCGCGCCGGAATGGGCACGGAAAACATCCCCGGGTGGATGTGGCTCGACGCGGACAAGCTGGCGGCGGCCGCGCTGGCGGATCTGGCACGCGGCAAGTCGCTGTCGATTCCGGACCCGCGCTACAAGGCGCTGATGGGTGTGGTGAAGCTGGCGCCGCGTGGGCTGATCGGCGGGCTTTCGTCCAGGACCGGCCGGAAGTACGGTCCGCAGTAG